In Bubalus bubalis isolate 160015118507 breed Murrah chromosome 3, NDDB_SH_1, whole genome shotgun sequence, a genomic segment contains:
- the BAHCC1 gene encoding BAH and coiled-coil domain-containing protein 1 isoform X2 has product MDGRDFAPPPHLLSERGSLGHRSAAAAARLAPPGPAAQPPAHFQPGKYFPSPLPMASHTASSRLMGNSPASSFMGSFLTSSLGSAASAHPSGPTPSPSEQAYRGSHPATSQIWFSHSHEAPGYPRFSGSLASTFLPMSHLDHHGNSNVLYGQHRFYGTQKDNFYLRNLPPQPTLLPANHNFPSVARAAPGHPIGSCSRDRGEASHLQKGTKEFDRFLMGKEKAGKAVEGKERPAAEEDVARGRHKLVLPVPGDSHCKEGSVARGACEGRPKHLASCLLNTKVLDGELGRSALASCAGAVLGRPGVGVPASGRCTKEAAGPAEPGPAFSECLERRQMLHHAVSYTVPSGLPAGPPPPLSTAAAGPFPCLQLHGGPDGLCPLQDKVPRDLKASGPTFVPSVGHLADKSRPFQAAEACAVVGESKDRHLEAAAAPDHAAPYGVSYAHLKAEGKGERRSGSFEAALNPRLKGLEYLDSAGPEAPFPGVPKAGLDKSGYFELPAPSQDCARPNHQDPLGGKVTQACCTLDKAASKETPVGAPGAQKVARIRHQQHLVAPEVEPGGSGAEAKRKSLELASLGYGGPPPPPWNVQSGQGATMAIGEERKAGTYLDPFGGTLQQAALLPQDLPTPPDEVSAMKNLLKYSNQALVVGQKAPFVGLGGLKASCAQQDGKFPASKGAGQAPGEVERPDCARSREHDATHSDGEVRQPPVGIAVALARQKDTVSRSESAYSANTGRQGRAAPTFKAGGGPRSAHPLDLEAEEERARLCEDRLGLAGRELLLQDNKDLVEFARIHPSGGCPGDLAPHLMITGGSSLQSSQLAGDPAPHPHPAHPPWLPRTRSPSLWMGGHSYGQCLRAGLGHPALHQNLPPGFPASVPGSMPPVFPLSQETPTQLVILPSEPTPHTAPHALADVMDQASLWPPMYGGRGPASHMQHPGQLPVYSRSQFLRQQELYALQQQQQQQQQQQRATQALELQRASQFQKPEDHHLELEEPAQEKALKSTHKPVALTPTAKGTPSPATAGPAKLSPCCHSPAPKPPTASCPTPSPHPGAPCTLSVCPTGSPGLGSKLPGTEDKSGEGQRPRADLNKLEPDLPPGYTCPAVASSGFSLPRSVHSSDLSDPETMQTAPLGPQPELARTFPPGELCLRSPQKLEEPGLPSGTREATQDLATTPHPAERGPPGKAADPSPLEGLRELRCGALLEGGGPEASGQADSTQGGGAQEARTTEEGREEGELGPSLGASPQAVEQPARSLGSLDQAEPGKQQAPTEAEAEEVAEFEEAELDEEEEKQDWGSTPDNSQLPRELPGLDALVAATISLGDLPGIGPLDPPPLAVPGPPSTAPLPRSSGIHGIALLSELADLEIQQQRTEPTLQEEEEVLAFNLQRLATLASAWSLVEAANLDSPASSAQPPTADPCRAPTLTPRMQILRRKDTWTPKTKPVCPLKAAIDRLDTQEVEMRVQLAELQRRYKEKQRELARLQRRHDHERDESSRSPARRGPGRPRKRKYSSLMPALRPSDSKKVKAVRSSLSLLCAELRGGDDEPSKKRGRLEKGTYVGLQPTSVEKVRCKKSSSQGDLASAVAHKVAQLKPKVKSKGLPTGLSPFRRKEATPGGRIRKKLSRAKNAKASGAARHPQPDGGIGGREAPKFPAQPAAAAAREADSGSDSENCDGLLETEEPPKEPGLVLHAGARMAVLGPSPSSVVKMEANQKAKKKKERQSLLGACRLSSPESEVKVKRRTVKTKVGSKLERAPGRRPPGGPGKKKAKAKGGLRAEPGTAPGREALCSPAQAFTCHEEGSRLASERLKRATRKSTVLQPGLRRKNGALSIALSPRNAKAILGRGRKAGKVKTKAVGKQGKGRAVSRLLESFAVEDDFEFEDSSCLSEDEEEEETGGPLSAEQSAALARSCTIHKEDLQDGLPVLIPKEDSLLYAGSVRTLQPPDIYSIVIEGERGNRQRIYSLEQLLQEAVLDVRPQSSRYLPPGTRVCAYWSQKSRCLYPGNVVRGASSDEEEDLDSVVVEFDDGDTGHIAVSNIRLLPPDFKIQCTEPSPALLVSSSCRRTKKSSCEAPPPSEATAPSLSPKAHDGSEASKTSGKKSTGKDKAGKAELLTSGAKPPAGASDHFLGRRGSPLLSWSAVAQTKRKAVAAAGSKGPGMLQNLFQLNGSAKKLRAREALFPMHSVAPPVFGNGFRADSFSSLASSYAPFVGGAGPGLPGGAHKLLRAKKAEAEKGGRRRAGSEFLVKLDHEGVTSPKSKNCKALHAGDKDSGPRPGRPLPSPSYGHPALVGKDRKGRAPVHPLSMGLALRKFTGQAEYPLPCDSDCHSSYSDEEEDGPGLAPGVPSRFLARLSVSSSSSGSSTSSSSGSLSTSSLCSSDDEGSSYTSDEEDPALLLQTCLTHPVPALLAQPEALRSKGGGPHPHAQRCFLSRAAVAGGGAGAGPSGNRPRLKRKEALSFSKAKELSRRQRLPSVENRPKISAFLPARQLWKWSGNPTQRRGMKGKARKLFYKAIVRGKETLRIGDCAVFLSAGRPNLPYIGRIESMWESWGSNMVVKVKWFYHPEETKLGKRQSDGKNALYQSCHEDENDVQTISHKCQVVGREQYEQMTRSRKYQDRRDLYYLAGTYDPTTGRLVTADGVPILC; this is encoded by the exons CTCCAGGGTACCCCAGATTTTCGGGGAGTCTGGCATCCACCTTCCTACCCATGAGCCACTTGGATCACCATGGAAACAGCAATGTTCTCTATGGGCAACATCGTTTCTATGGAACCCAAAAAG ATAACTTCTACCTGCGCAACCTGCCCCCCCAGCCCACGCTCCTGCCCGCCAACCACAACTTCCCCAGTGTGGCCCGGGCTGCCCCCGGCCACCCCATCGGCTCCTGCAGCCGCGACCGGGGCGAGGCCAGCCACCTGCAGAAGGGCACCAAGGAGTTTGACCGCTTCCTCATGGGCAAAGAGAAAGCCGGCAAGGCGGTGGAGGGCAAGGAGCGGCCGGCAGCGGAGGAGGACGTCGCCCGGGGGCGGCACAAGCTGGTGCTGCCCGTGCCAGGGGACTCTCACTGCAAGGAGGGCAGCGTGGCCCGGGGAGCTTGTGAAGGCCGCCCCAAGCACCTGGCGTCCTGCCTTCTCAACACCAAGGTGCTTGACGGCGAGCTGGGCCGGTCTGCGCTGGCCAGCTGCGCGGGGGCCGTGCTGGGGCGGCCGGGTGTGGGCGTGCCAGCCTCTGGACGCTGCACCAAGGAGGCGGCGGGCCCCGCAGAGCCCGGGCCAGCCTTCAGCGAGTGCCTGGAGCGGAGGCAGATGCTGCACCACGCCGTGTCGTACACAGTGCCGTCCGGCCTGCCCGCGGGgccaccccctcccctcagcACAGCCGCAGCCGGCCCCTTCCCCTGCCTGCAGCTGCATGGGGGCCCGGATGGGCTCTGCCCCTTGCAGGACAAAGTCCCCCGGGACCTGAAGGCCAGCGGGCCCACCTTCGTGCCTTCCGTGGGACACCTGGCCGACAAGAGCCGCCCCTTCCAGGCGGCCGAGGCCTGTGCCGTGGTGGGTGAGAGCAAGGACCGGCACCTGGAGGCGGCTGCCGCGCCTGACCATGCTGCACCTTACGGGGTCTCCTATGCCCACCTGAAGGCCGAGGGCAAGGGTGAGCGGCGGTCCGGGAGCTTCGAGGCGGCCCTCAACCCCCGACTGAAGGGCCTGGAGTACCTGGACAGTGCCGGCCCCGAGGCCCCCTTCCCCGGGGTCCCCAAAGCGGGTCTGGACAAAAGCGGCTACTTTGAGTTGCCCGCCCCCTCGCAAGACTGCGCCCGGCCTAATCACCAGGACCCACTGGGCGGGAAGGTCACCCAGGCCTGCTGCACTTTAGACAAGGCTGCCAGCAAGGAGACTCCTGTGGGTGCCCCCGGGGCCCAGAAGGTGGCTCGCATCCGGCATCAGCAGCACTTGGTGGCCCCTGAGGTAGAACCGGGGGGCAGCGGGGCCGAGGCCAAGCGCAAGTCTCTGGAGCTGGCGTCTCTGGGCTATGGcgggccgcccccacccccgtggAATGTCCAGTCAGGCCAGGGGGCCACCATGGCCATTGGTGAGGAGCGCAAGGCAGGCACCTATCTGGACCCCTTTGGTGGCACCCTGCAGCAGGCTGCCCTCCTGCCACAGGACCTGCCCACCCCGCCCGACGAGGTCTCGGCCATGAAGAACCTGCTCAAGTACAGCAACCAAGCTCTGGTCGTTGGCCAGAAGGCGCCCTTCGTGGGCCTCGGGGGCCTGAAGGCCAGCTGTGCCCAGCAGGACGGGAAGTTCCCAGCGTCCAAGGGTGCAGGCCAGGCCCCGGGCGAGGTGGAAAGGCCCGACTGTGCCCGAAGCCGGGAGCATGATGCCACCCACAGTGATGGGGAGGTGCGGCAGCCGCCCGTGGGCATTGCAGTAGCCTTGGCCAGGCAGAAGGACACAGTGAGCCGGTCGGAGTCGGCCTACAGTGCCAACACAGGGCGGCAGGGCCGGGCAGCCCCCACCTTCAAAG CTGGCGGTGGGCCCCGTTCCGCCCACCCGCTGGACCTGGAGGCCGAGGAGGAGAGGGCCCGCCTGTGTGAGGACCGCCTGGGGCTCGCCGGCCGTGAACTGCTGCTGCA GGACAACAAGGACCTCGTGGAATTCGCCCGGATCCACCCATCAGGCGGCTGTCCCGGGGACCTGGCCCCCCATCTCATGATCACCGGGGGATCCTCCCTGCAGAGCAGCCAGCTGGCCGGGGACCcggccccccatccccaccctgcccaccctccctggCTGCCCCGCACCCGCAGCCCCTCCTTGTGGATGGGAGGACATTCCTACGGTCAGTGTCTGAGGGCAG GCCTTGGGCACCCTGCCCTGCACCAGAATCTGCCCCCCGGCTTCCCTGCATCCGTGCCCGGCTCCATGCCCCCCGTCTTCCCCCTCTCCCAGGAAACCCCCACACAACTAGTCATCCTGCCCTCTGAGCCCACACCCCACACGGCCCCCCATGCGCTTG CTGATGTCATGGACCAGGCTTCGCTGTGGCCCCCCATGTACGGGGGTCGGGGCCCCGCCTCCCACATGCAGCACCCGGGCCAGCTCCCCGTCTACTCGCGGTCCCAGTTCCTGCGGCAACAGGAGCTGTATgccctgcagcagcagcaacagcagcagcagcagcagcagcgggccACTCAGGCCCTGGAGCTGCAGCGGGCCAGCCAATTCCAG AAGCCTGAGGACCACCACCTGGAGCTGGAGGAGCCCGCCCAGGAGAAGGCCTTGAAGTCCACCCACAAGCCAGTTGCCTTAACCCCCACGGCCAAGGGCACCCCCTCACCCGCCACCGCAGGCCCTGCCAAGCTGTCACCCTGCTGCCACTCTCCCGCCCCAAAGCCCCCCACTGCCAGCTGCCCCACACCATCACCACATCCTGGCGCCCCGTGCACTTTATCCGTCTGCCCCACCGGCAGCCCTGGGCTAGGCTCCAAGCTGCCCGGCACCGAAGACAAGAGTGGGGAGGGCCAGCGCCCCAGAGCCGACCTCAACAAGTTGGAACCAG ACCTGCCTCCCGGATACACGTGCCCCGCGGTGGCCAGCTCGGGCTTCTCCCTGCCCCGCAGCGTGCACTCATCTGACCTCTCGGACCCCGAAACTATGCAAACCGCCCCCCTGGGGCCCCAGCCTGAGCTGGCCAGGACGTTCCCGCCTGGGGAGCTCTGCCTCCGCAGCCCCCAGAAACTGGAGGAGCCTGGGCTGCCCTCAGGGACCAGGGAGGCCACCCAGGACCTTGCCACCACGCCCCACCCTGCCGAGCGGGGACCCCCGGGGAAGGCAGCAGACCCCAGTCCGCTGGAGGGGCTGCGAGAACTGCGGTGCGGGGCTCTCCTCGAGGGAGGGGGCCCTGAGGCCTCTGGCCAGGCTGATTCTACTCAGGGAGGAGGGGCCCAAGAGGCAAGGACCACGGAGgaggggcgggaggagggagagCTGGGGCCCTCGTTGGGGGCCAGTCCCCAGGCCGTGGAGCAGCCGGCGAGGAGCCTGGGCTCCCTGGATCAGGCCGAGCCGGGCAAACAGCAAGCCCCTACAGAAGCAGAGGCGGAGGAGGTGGCCGAGTTCGAGGAGGCCGAGCTagatgaggaggaagagaagcaggaCTGGGGTTCAACTCCTGACAACAGCCAGCTGCCCAGGGAGCTGCCCGGGCTGGATGCTCTGGTGGCAGCCACCATCAGCCTGGGGGACCTGCCTGGCATCGGCCCACTGGACCCTCCGCCCCTCGCTGTCCCTGGGCCACCCAGCACAGCTCCCCTGCCCCGTAGCTCAGGGATTCATGGAATTGCCCTGCTCAGCGAGCTGGCCGACCTGGAGATCCAGCAGCAGAGGACTGAGCCAACCCTGCAAG aggaggaggaggtgctggCCTTCAACCTGCAGCGCCTGGCCACTCTGGCctcagcctggtccctggtcGAAGCCGCTAACCTGGACAGCCCCGCCTCCTCGGCCCAGCCCCCCACTGCTGACCCCTGCAGGGCTCCCACTCTCACCCCCCGCATGCAGATCCTGCGGCGCAAGGACACCTGGACCCCCAAGACCAAGCCT GTGTGCCCACTGAAGGCTGCCATCGATCGGCTGGACACGCAGGAGGTGGAGATGCGCGTGCAGCTGGCGGAGCTGCAAAGGCGCTACAAGGAGAAGCAGCGGGAGCTGGCCCGGCTGCAGCGCAGGCACGACCATGA GAGAGACGAGAGCTCGAGGAGCCCTGCCAGGCGAGGGCCCGGCCGGCCACGGAAGCGCAAATACTCCAGTTTGATGCCTGCCCTGCGCCCCAGTGACAGCAAGAAAGTCAA GGCAGTGCGGTCTAGCCTGAGCCTGCTGTGTGCTGAGCTGCGGGGTGGCGATGATGAGCCTTCGAAGAAGCGAGGCCGGCTAGAGAAGGGCACCTACGTGGGCCTGCAGCCCACGTCTGTG GAGAAGGTTCGGTGCAAGAAGAGCAGCAGTCAGGGCGACCTGGCATCTGCTGTGGCCCACAAGGTGGCCCAGCTGAAGCCGAAGGTCAAGAGCAAGGGGCTGCCCACTGGCCTCAGCCCCTTCCGGCGGAAGGAGGCCACCCCAGGGGGTCGCATCCGGAAGAAGCTGTCACGAGCCAAGAATGCCAAGGCGTCTGGGGCGGCCCGGCACCCACAGCCAGATGGCGGCATTGGCGGCAGGGAGGCACCTAAGTTCCCAGCCCAGCCGGCGGCGGCCGCAGCACGTGAGGCAG ACAGCGGCTCGGACAGTGAAAACTGTGATGGTCTGCTGGAGACAGAAGAGCCCCCCAAGGAGCCCGGGTTGGTGCTACATGCTGGGGCCCGCATGGCCGTGCTGGGGCCCTCGCCCTCCTCCGTGGTCAAGATGGAGGCCAACCAGAAGgccaagaagaagaaggagaggcAGAGCTTGCTAG gggCCTGCCGCCTGTCCAGCCCCGAGAGTGAGGTCAAGGTCAAGCGGAGGACAGTGAAGACCAAGGTGGGCAGCAAGCTGGAGCGGGCCCCGGGGCGCAGGCCCCCAGGTGGGCCCGGCAAGAAGAAGGCCAAGGCCAAGGGTGGCCTGCGGGCAGAGCCGGGGACTGCGCCCGgcagggaagccctctgcagCCCCGCCCAGGCCTTCACCTGCCACGAGGAGGGCAGCAGGCTGGCCAGCGAGCGCCTCAAGAGAGCCACGCGCAAGAGCACGGTGCTCCAGCCGGGGCTGCGG CGGAAGAACGGGGCCCTGTCCATTGCCCTGTCACCCCGCAACGCCAAGGCCATCCTGGGGAGGGGCCGGAAGGCGGGCAAGGTGAAAACCAAGGCCGTTGGCAAACAG GGCAAGGGCCGGGCGGTAAGTCGGCTGCTGGAGAGCTTTGCTGTGGAGGACGACTTTGAGTTTGAGGACAGCAGCTGCCTCTCGGAGgacgaggaagaggaggagaccgGTGGCCCCCTGAGCGCCGAGCAGAGCGCCGCCCTCG CACGCTCGTGCACCATTCATAAGGAGGACCTGCAGGATGGGCTGCCTGTGCTCATCCCCAAGGAGGACAGTCTGCTGTACGCAGGCAGCGTCAGGACCCTGCAGCCCCCTGACAT ctacaGCATCGTCATCGAGGGCGAGAGAGGCAACCGGCAAAGGATCTACTCTCTGGAGCAGCTGCTGCAGGAGGCG GTTCTGGATGTCCGACCGCAGTCCAGCCGGTACCTCCCGCCTGGCACGAGGGTCTGTGCCTACTGGAGCCAGAAGTCCCGCTGCCTGTATCCAGGCAATGTAGTGCGAG GTGCCTCCAGTGATGAGGAAGAGGACCTGGACTCTGTGGTGGTGGAGTTTGACGATGGAGACACTGGCCACATCGCTGTTTCCAATATCAGGCTGTTGCCTCCGGACTTCAAGATCCAGT GCACGGAGCCCTCGCCAGCCCTGCTGGTGTCCAGCAGCTGCCGGAGGACCAAGAAATCTTCCTGTGAGGCGCCCCCACCCAGTGAGGCCACCGCTCCCAGCCTGTCTCCTAAGGCTCATGACGGGTCCGAAGCCTCAAAGACCTCCGGGAAGAAATCCACAGGCAAAGACAAAGCTG GCAAAGCAGAGCTCCTGACCTCTGGTGCCAAGCCCCCCGCCGGTGCCTCAGACCACTTCTTGGGCCGCCGAGGCAGCCCCCTGCTGAGCTGGTCAGCGGTGGCGCAGACCAAGCGGAAGGCAGTGGCCGCAGCAGGCAGCAAggggccaggcatgctgcagaaCCTCTTCCAGCTCAACGGCAGCGCCAAGAAGCTGCGGGCCCGCGAGGCCCTGTTCCCCATGCACAGCGTGGCGCCACCCGTGTTCGGCAACGGCTTCCGTGCTGACTCCTTCAGCAGCCTGGCCAGCTCCTACGCGCCCTTCGTCGGGGGGGCTGGGCCTGGCCTGCCCGGGGGTGCCCACAAACTGCTGCGGGCTAAGAAGGCCGAGGCTGAGAAGGGtgggcggcggcgggcgggcaGCGAGTTCCTGGTCAAGCTGGACCACGAGGGCGTGACCTCCCCCAAGAGCAAGAACTGCAAGGCGCTACATGCTGGCGACAAGGACTCGGGGCCCAGGCCGGGgaggcccctgcccagccccagctaCGGGCACCCGGCCCTCGTGGGCAAGGACAGGAAGGGGCGGGCACCCGTCCACCCGCTGTCCATGGGGCTGGCGCTGCGCAAGTTCACAGGCCAGGCTGAGTACCCGCTGCCCTGCGACAGTGACTGCCACAGCTCCTACTCAGACGAGGAGGAGGACGGGCCTGGCCTGGCACCCGGCGTGCCCTCCCGCTTCCTCGCCCGCCTGTCCGTGTCCTCCTCGTCCTCGGGTTcgtccacttcctcctcctcggGCTCCCTGTCCACCTCCAGCCTCTGCTCCTCCGACGACGAGGGCTCTTCCTACACCTCGGATGAGGAGGACCCCGCCCTGCTGCTGCAGACATGCCTCACCCACCCAGTGCCCGCCCTCCTGGCCCAGCCCGAGGCCCTGCGCTCCAAGGGGGGCGGCCCTCACCCGCATGCCCAGCGCTGCTTCCTGTCCAGGGCTGCCGTGGCCGGTGGGGGAGCGGGCGCGGGCCCCAGCGGCAACAGACCCCGGCTCAAGCGCAAGGAGGCCCTGAGCTTCTCCAAAGCCAAAGAGCTGTCCCGGAGGCAGCGGCTGCCCTCCGTGGAAAACCGGCCAAAGATCTCAGCCTTCCTGCCCGCCCGGCAGCTCTGGAAGTGGTCGGGGAACCCCACGCAG aggcgtGGCATGAAGGGGAAGGCCAGGAAGCTGTTCTACAAGGCTATCGTCCGGGGCAAGGAGACGCTTCGCATCGGGGACTGCGCGGTCTTCCTGTCGGCCGGGCGGCCCAACCTGCCCTACATCGGCCGCATCGAGAGCATGTGGGAGTCGTGGGGCAGCAACATGGTGGTGAAGGTCAAGTGGTTCTACCATCCGGAGGAGACCAAACTGGGGAAGCGGCAGAGCGACGGGAAG AACGCGCTGTACCAGTCCTGCCATGAGGACGAGAACGACGTGCAGACCATCTCCCACAAGTGCCAGGTCGTAGGGCGCGAGCAGTATGAGCAGATGACACGGAGCCGCAAGTACCAGGACCGACGGGACCTCTACTACCTGGCGGGCACCTACGACCCCACCACGGGGCGCCTGGTGACAGCTGACGGCGTGCCCATTCTGTGCTGA